tcatttttaggtgaactgtctctttaaaagaATCAAACCCATACATGCCAAGAAGCCTTACGatgcaaacaaaaaagacaTCTTGACCAAATAATAAGTTGGGAAACTGACTTCACTGCTGACAAAATTGGCATAATGTTAGAGGCTATCTATGTACATATCTGCGAGTAcattattgttttaatgcatGTCAAAACAAGCTCGTCAACCTCACACACGGTACTCTGCGACTGAGTTTTGTCATTATAAAGGTGGTCTCAACTCAAACGAATCTTCACTTCTGTACAATCGCTGCTTAGCATATGGAAGTAAAAACAGATATGgcacgacacacacacaaagcttcAGAACATCATCTCAATCTAGATCTCGTGACTAAAAGTCGTCTGCAATCTCAATGGTGTTTCGTTTAGTCTTTCCATCTCAGCAAACGTACAAATGTCACAAGGCAAGAGAAAAAAATccttcaaaatacaaaaaaaggaattgtgtgtgtgtgttttatagcaAATTTGTAAGAAGCGATGTTTAGTGTTGGGGCACGATTACCATATTCTAGGTCACACTGATGTCAGTACTCTAGTTGAAGGTAGAATGGTGAGTTCGATCAAGATTTTGTCAGTTTGGTTCTTCTAGTAGTGAAGTCCTAGAGGCGCAAATGCCCCTGATAAGGCTATGAGAGAGACTGCTGTTTTGAAGACATGCACATGTAGAAAGGCAGCGAATTCATCCGCACAGGACGTGATGTCAGAAGGCAGGGTGGGGGGCAGGGACCGGTGACAGCAGCTGGGTGAGTGGCGGCAGTGAAAGGCCAATTAGACAATCACACAATGGCAGCCGCTCTTATCCTTCTCTTTGCGCGTGGGTTCTGGCGAGGGTGGGCACTCTTGCTCCTGGAACTTCCTGTGAGAGGATGTGACAATCAGTAAAAACATGTCGCACATTTAGCGTACAAATCTCTGAGCTCAAATTAAGATTACATGTCATACGAGACATCTGGCTTCCAActgaatttatttcattttatttagttatttttaactgaaactattaaaaattgtctTCGGTATTTGAAGGCTGAAATAATAGAAATGATAAAAATTAGAAAGGTTACCTTTTAGCAATACAATAAATCAGTTTAAACTGAAATTCTAACATTActaaaacacataaatatgtattaataaaactttaagctaaatagaaattgacaaaagcacataaaaaaattgacaaaaccacaataaaattactataacttacaagaaaatttgaaaaatataaaaagaaagcCAATTTaacactataatagtatataaataatagcaCTGAACTGAAAACAGTTCAGCCATACACACTCAGTACAGCTGCATTTTttgtttcaattttatttttcaaatggaTAACCCAGATGCGGTGTATAAAAGTTattatatcccacaatgcaagACATTTCTACCAATAAAATTGGATAAAGTAGACACCAATAGCTCTAGTAAATATGCAACATAATGAGAATATAATGACAACATTGTAGCATACtaatgtttgaaatgtttatcaTTTCTTAATGTGCACAGATTTAcatacttatttcaaaaacagtatgcAGTATGCAAGTATGCAAGTGCTCCATTCCAACCACAGCCTGCTGTTTGTCTGCTGCCACCATCTGGTGGAACAACAGCAATGTAtggcacacgcacacacatgcacacacacgcaaacGCGCACCTTATGACTCGGACCAGCTCGTGGAAAGCCTGGTCTACATTCATACGGATCTTAGCTGAGGCCTCCATGTACGTGACTTTGAGTTGTCGGGCAAGCTGCTGACCCTCCTCCTGGGTCACCTGGAAAAGAAATCCCTCCTTAATTAAAACCCAGCTATGCACTTCGTTTTTTCTCCTATCACAATTTTTGCTTTCTGTTCGATGTTGATTAAAACAATGTGTCTCATAAGATGCCTTTCATAAAAGTAAAGTCAATTGATGCAGTTAATTTACAACAGGTTGACATTCTCTGTTCTGACACTAGGTGACAGTGTAACACAATCCGAGTGTCTTTCTATGCACTCAGTAACCCCATATCTTTTATTACcatctctctcactcacagacacacacactctgatATTTTTCAGCCTTTCGGCTCATTGATTTTCAGGATTGAATTTCATCCACATGTAATTACCGTGACTCTGTGCTCTTGAGttctgtatatatgtgtgcagtATGTACATGTGTCATTTTACAACAGAAACTAAATAGAATCTCTGCAATGGATACAATAGACTGCCAAGTCATGCTAagattgaaatgcaaacaaagAAAATGTTCATATCCATACTCATTCAGTGTAGCTCTCTGAAATGACAGTACTTGCAGTGATTCATGCCACTCACTTGTCTCTGTTGCTCAAGATCAGCTTTGTTACCCACTAGAATCATGGGAAATTCATCCCGGTCCTTCACTCTCAAGATCTGTCGCTGGAACTTGTAGATCTCTTCAAAGCTGAGAAAAACAAGTTGATGCATAGCCATTAAAAAGGTCCAAACAGCTTGAAACTAGCAATGCATTTTCTctcagacacacagagacaacCACAACCTTTTTACAACTACATATTGTTCTAAAtgtcataaaattataaattatgatagaattttcattacGGGGTAAACccaataaataaagaaataaaataaaaacaatttataaatatacaaatttttttttttttttaatgtaacgataaaaaaaaaaaattcatcaaccaatcaatcaaatcaataaATTGAGGTCAGATTTTATAAAGTCTCCTATGcttttttgatcaaaaatatagtaaaacagtgattataattaacattataatcatttaacatttgttattattattattaatgttgaaaacagttatgctgatgaatatatttttgtgaaaaccttaATGCATTTTCTTCAGGATCTgtcaatgaattaaaaaaaaaaatcagaacagcatttatttaaataattttttgtaacaatgtaaaagtatttactAACATTTCTGATAGATATGATGCATTCTTactgaatagaaaaaaaaaatattttaaaaaattgtactgaccccaaacttaaaAATTGTCTTACATTCCATAAAACAATgaaagaaatgtaatttattcattttaattaaactgaaatttcagtcaaaacatttttaaaaaatgaagtttaTTAAGGTTTCAATATATGaaactaaatcaaattaaatatggcagCAGCTATTtccactaagtgaaaatagcttATTTTCTTAGCAACAGATGCTATTTACACCATGTTAAAACTGCAGGATTTTctactatttatactacttattgcacctcagtattgtaatacattacaaaacagTATGCACTATGCAATAACAAGGTAATGagtgtaaattgtaattttaattcaaattattaaatggatgctaCCTTATTGGGActataaagccctccctacacctacccgatactttattttcaacttttgattattttcttcattttattgaaaataaatgcctttccgatgtgaTATGACATTTGCAAAGGGAGAAAAAGAAATTTGGCAAAAGGCAGATTCAAACTCAGGTCGATCACGTCAAAAATGACCATGGCACGCACTTTACCATCTACGCCATTGGAGCTGTTGGTAGGCGATCGTCTTTTGAAGTGTAGACTAGCCCAATCACACATTGGTGGgcagagttagtgtaaatagcctctgtcAACAAGGCGacctatttgcacttagtgtaaacagACAATCCAATTAAATACTTTTCAGAGTTAAGACAAAAACTCTGTGGAAACTTTGTggaaaatactataaataacTACACCAGTGGTGTTTCTTCTAAGACACCTGGTGTGTCAACTTGAggggaattaaaaaaattaaataaaatacacgtCCTTATAATTGGCCGATAACCCATATGGTCCCAATATATCAGGCATCCCTAGTGAGGACGTTTTCAGAAATGATGAAGTGAAAGGACACGCATACACCCACAAAGCAGAGCTCCACCTCTCCACAAAACCTAAAAGGAATGCAAGCCCACCCTTCCAGCTGACGAGCAGCTATCTCTGTTTTGGGCCGCAGAACTGCATTACAGTACACAGGATGACATAAGGTCACTCGGTTCTCATGCCGTTGCTATAAACTTTCCAGTAACGCTGTAAGATGGCTAGAAGCTGTATTACGGAGAACAGTGTGTGTAAGCTGGAGAGGGAAGGACACTGATATGAGGTCTCTGTTGATTCTAACAGTACGAGTCGTCTAAATGTCATGCAGGAGGAGGAAATGCTTGTCATGGACTCTGGAGAGATTGCGAGAGAGTGTGTTCAGAGAGGCCTGTGCCGTTGGTTCCGAGCGGGTTAATGTAAACGAAGGAAGGAAAGACTGTTTACTGCATAAACACAAAGTGGGAAAGACTCTAAGAGGGCACAAACCGGCTGATCACACTCCTCATTCCTCGAGGACACACACTGCAATGTGTGTGAGATctgtttatttgcatgtgcTGGGTTTCACCGAGACAAAACCTGGGGCGTAAATTAGCACGCTTCTAAATTTACAgttacagaaaatgtaaatgGGTGCAGGGGGGAGGGACATTAATACAACTGGAATGACAAAAACAGAATGAAAGTGAAACTGAGACAGACAATGTAGGGGAAAGgggaagaaagagagaaagttgAGAGAAAACGTGAGTGGAACGTTGCTCACCTTCCCCGGTCAGTGACAGAGAAGACGAGAAGGAAGCCCTCCCCTGTCCTCATGTATTGTTCTCTCATGGCTCCAAACTCTTCCTGTCCTGCTGTATCCAGGACTAAAAAACACAGAACAGCCATGTTAGTCACCCACATCAGCACTATGGGTTTGCTTAGAACTTTATCTAAATGAAATGattattttctattatattCAGATTTCTTTATTCATAGGCCTAACAGGAGTTGTGTTGTGTATCTATGGCAACGGTTAGGATTAATAAGTGTATTTACTAACAGGTGTGACTCAAACGGCAGATTGAATAATGTCTGTATGAACACGTGACAGAATTTGGCTCCCTTCTTGAGTAATGCTTGTAATCACAGGctccatttgtgtttttttagtgATCAGATCACATTAgtggcatgaaatgaaaattcgctgttttacttatttaaatgcatgttattgatcttattTTGAACAACGCGCGtttcatttttgacattttgtttgaCGTCATTATCTTTAGTGAGAATTTCATAACTAGATTTTCCAGTAAAACGACAGACTTCTCTATGGTGACGTACGCTGGACTTCTCCAGTCACTCATTGTACCCTAAACCCCACTTTTGCATGCTCACATTCACCCGTCTCTGTATTTGAGTGCAATGCCCACATCTAAAAATCCCATCAACAACCGATGGATGGAACTAAGTCCCTGCCCTACTTTTTTATCATAATCTTTTGCATTCAGTTGTACATCACAATACGGAAGAAAAGATCACATTCTGCTGTGGGACTGTATCTTTTTGACTCGAAGGCCCTCTGCTGTCTAACACAATATTCAAATGACTGTATGTTCTTTAAGAA
The sequence above is a segment of the Onychostoma macrolepis isolate SWU-2019 chromosome 07, ASM1243209v1, whole genome shotgun sequence genome. Coding sequences within it:
- the rras2 gene encoding ras-related protein R-Ras2 isoform X2, which produces MREQYMRTGEGFLLVFSVTDRGSFEEIYKFQRQILRVKDRDEFPMILVGNKADLEQQRQVTQEEGQQLARQLKVTYMEASAKIRMNVDQAFHELVRVIRKFQEQECPPSPEPTRKEKDKSGCHCVIV
- the rras2 gene encoding ras-related protein R-Ras2 isoform X1, whose translation is MAGWKDGSVQEKYRLVVVGGGGVGKSALTIQFIQSYFVTDYDPTIEDSYTKQCVIDERPARLDILDTAGQEEFGAMREQYMRTGEGFLLVFSVTDRGSFEEIYKFQRQILRVKDRDEFPMILVGNKADLEQQRQVTQEEGQQLARQLKVTYMEASAKIRMNVDQAFHELVRVIRKFQEQECPPSPEPTRKEKDKSGCHCVIV